A genomic region of Homalodisca vitripennis isolate AUS2020 chromosome 5, UT_GWSS_2.1, whole genome shotgun sequence contains the following coding sequences:
- the LOC124363019 gene encoding scoloptoxin SSD14-like has translation MVASTTTKILGFVVMVVVADIVAIGIYYSLQPAPHTTPASDDVLSPPSPSDTVLGVFSRAAVVSEGGPCAGFGRDILAQGGNAVDAVITTLLCDGVCVMQSNGVGGGFVMTIYNSSEGKAYSLIARETAPGLATQDMYVNHSDWATIGPKAVGVPGELKGYQELHGKFGNLEWKTLFQPTIKLAQEGVPVNKRLAEHFAEEAAKIKNSDTFVKVILNSTGGRLPKEGDKIKLPLLAQTLSVIANSPKRADELYNGSLTKKFVDDIQAAGGIITEEDMNNYAVQWEKPYRANLSDGSTVYSAALPGSGILVTFMLRVLDGFLQFAYSDLQRSQLIIEAFKHAYGRRSDLGDYHKINPTIFEEVKKNLTDEAAILAVREKIKSNWTSNDVSYYGGHYLKDDHGTNNVVVVDQQGNAISVTSTLNLLFGSKFVSTSTGIILNDQMDDFSTPGIKNSYNIAPSENNFIAPGKRPLSSMSPTIVVDSGGDVKLAVGGAGGSKITTQVTLVTIRNLWLGKNLKEAIDEPRFHHQLLPMNVTYEYGVLKEVVDGWHNIGHSTNRLSKSGFLAIVNGVARLGANLTANCDWRKPGSLAGL, from the exons ATGGTTGCAAG CACAACCACAAAGATACTTGGGTTCGTGGTGATGGTGGTTGTAGCAGACATCGTAGCAATAGGTATCTACTACAGTCTACAGCCCGCCCCTCATACCACCCCCGCCAGTGATGACGTTCTCTCGCCGCCTTCCCCTTCCGACACCGTCCTGGGTGTATTCAGCCGAGCAGCCGTAGTCAGTGAGGGAGGTCCATGCGCTGGTTTTGGCAG AGATATTCTGGCGCAAGGAGGTAACGCAGTGGACGCAGTTATAACTACCCTCCTGTGTGACGGGGTCTGCGTCATGCAATCCAACGGAGTTGGTGGAGGATTTGTGATGACGATTTACAACAGTTCAGAAGGAAAAGCCTACTCCTTGATTGCCCGAGAGACCGCGCCAGGACTGGCTACGCAGGATATGTACGTCAACCACTCAGATTGGGCAACTATAG GACCTAAGGCTGTTGGAGTTCCAGGAGAACTTAAAGGCTATCAGGAGCTCCATGGTAAATTCGGGAATCTCGAATGGAAGACTCTTTTTCAGCCGACTATTAAACTAGCCCAGGAAGGCGTCCCTGTGAATAAAAGGCTCGCTGAACATTTTGCCGAAGAGGCTGCTAAGATTAAAAACAGCGATACATTTGt AAAGGTGATTCTGAACTCTACGGGAGGCCGGCTGCCCAAGGAGGGAGACAAGATCAAGCTGCCACTCCTAGCACAGACTCTCAGTGTGATAGCAAACAGTCCCAAGAGGGCAGATGAGTTGTACAACGGCAGTCTGACCAAAAAGTTTGTGGATGATATCCAAGCGGCGGGCGGCATCATCACCGAGGAGGACATGAATAATTACGc GGTACAGTGGGAGAAGCCCTACAGAGCCAATCTATCCGACGGCTCCACAGTGTACTCTGCAGCCCTCCCCGGCTCTGGTATCCTAGTAACGTTTATGCTGCGAGTTCTGGACGGTTTCCTGCAGTTCGCTTACTCTGACTTGCAGCGGTCCCAGCTCATAATTGAAGCCTTCAAGCATGCGTACGGTCGCCGCTCAGACTTGGGGGACTACCACAAAATAAATCCTACAATTTTTGAAGAG GTGAAAAAGAATCTAACGGATGAAGCGGCAATACTCGCTGTGAGGGAGAAAATCAAGAGTAATTGGACATCCAATGACGTGTCTTACTACGGCGGCCACTACCTGAAGGATGACCACGGAACCAACAACGTGGTGGTCGTGGACCAACAGGGCAACGCTATCAGTGTTACCAGCACACTCAATCTTCT GTTTGGCAGCAAGTTCGTCTCCACAAGCACGGGGATCATCCTCAACGACCAGATGGATGACTTCTCCACACCAGGCATAAAGAATTCCTACAACATCGCCCCCTCAGAGAACAACTTTATAGCCCCAGGCAAGCGACCCTTATCCTCTATGAGTCCAACCATCGTGGTGGACAGTGGCGGAGATGTCAAACTTGCCGTGGGAGGGGCTGGTGGCTCTAAAATCACCACTCAAGTCACCCTC GTAACGATAAGGAACCTGTGGCTAGGGAAGAACCTGAAGGAGGCAATAGACGAACCGCGGTTCCATCATCAGCTTCTCCCCATGAACGTTACGTATGAGTATGGAGTCTTAAAG GAAGTTGTTGACGGCTGGCACAACATAGGCCACAGCACCAACAGGCTGTCGAAGAGCGGTTTTCTGGCTATAGTGAACGGCGTAGCTCGACTAGGTGCGAATCTCACGGCCAACTGTGACTGGAGGAAACCTGGATCTCTCGCTGGTCTTTGA